From the genome of Bacteroidetes bacterium SB0662_bin_6, one region includes:
- a CDS encoding PASTA domain-containing protein — MPPETAKRLLSRTESYIRTLLRNPYWWGGLILLTAFLGISYVLVNDLLMPKLTRQGAHLQVPNVVNRPYEQARNDLEALGLHVERIVQQYNPAFARDVVVDQNPLPSALVKPERHIYLTINSGELRHVVVSDVVGLSLREAVNRLRAQGLHIEETLPDSIPAPNRNTVTGQEPAAGDTLTEGASVSLWYSTGLGIGYSTIPDITGLGINQAQDSLLTMQLRSIVISAPDSLSDPNAPDSIVLRQSPAPGTRVRAGFEVRLHTWQAEQPEPDRPFPFRFEENEPGVGL; from the coding sequence ATGCCGCCGGAAACCGCCAAACGCCTGCTTTCAAGAACGGAGTCGTACATCCGAACGCTTCTGCGCAATCCGTACTGGTGGGGAGGACTGATCCTGTTGACAGCCTTCCTTGGAATCAGTTATGTGCTCGTCAACGACCTGCTTATGCCGAAGCTCACAAGACAGGGAGCCCATCTGCAGGTCCCCAATGTAGTCAATCGGCCGTACGAACAGGCAAGGAACGACCTCGAAGCCCTTGGACTGCATGTCGAACGTATCGTGCAGCAGTACAATCCGGCCTTCGCCCGCGATGTGGTCGTGGATCAAAACCCTCTCCCCTCTGCGCTCGTAAAGCCGGAACGGCACATTTACCTGACGATCAACAGCGGGGAATTACGGCATGTGGTGGTCTCTGACGTGGTCGGCCTTTCTCTTCGCGAGGCCGTAAACCGGTTACGCGCACAGGGTCTGCACATCGAGGAAACATTGCCCGATTCCATCCCGGCCCCCAATCGCAATACCGTTACCGGGCAGGAACCCGCTGCCGGAGATACCCTCACGGAGGGAGCTTCCGTATCCTTGTGGTACAGTACAGGCCTTGGCATAGGCTACAGCACGATACCGGATATCACCGGTCTGGGCATCAATCAGGCGCAAGACAGTCTGCTCACCATGCAATTGCGCTCCATTGTGATCAGTGCACCGGACAGCCTCTCCGACCCGAACGCGCCGGACTCTATCGTGTTACGCCAGAGCCCTGCTCCCGGAACGCGTGTGCGCGCCGGATTCGAGGTGCGCCTTCATACCTGGCAAGCCGAACAGCCTGAACCTGACAGACCTTTTCCTTTTCGATTCGAAGAAAACGAACCGGGAGTCGGGCTATGA
- a CDS encoding damage-inducible protein DinB, giving the protein MPMNGAALLPEFDHEIENTRKMLALAPDECLDYRPHEKSWTLRQLATHVANLPTWTGPTFHMDELDLAQPFEPWIPENTDEILAAFDKAASEARLVLESASADTFLEPWTLKAGDQIHFTMPKGVVFRSFVLNHLIHHRAQLGVYLRMCDIAIPGMYGPSADETM; this is encoded by the coding sequence ATACCCATGAACGGCGCCGCGCTGCTTCCCGAATTCGATCACGAGATCGAAAACACCCGCAAAATGCTTGCATTGGCGCCTGACGAATGTCTGGATTACCGCCCTCACGAAAAATCGTGGACGCTCCGGCAACTCGCCACCCATGTGGCAAACCTGCCCACATGGACCGGCCCGACATTCCATATGGATGAACTGGATCTGGCGCAGCCGTTCGAACCATGGATTCCTGAAAACACGGACGAAATCCTTGCCGCATTCGACAAAGCGGCCTCGGAAGCCCGCCTCGTGCTGGAAAGCGCATCGGCCGACACATTCCTTGAACCCTGGACCCTGAAGGCAGGGGATCAGATTCACTTCACCATGCCGAAAGGCGTCGTATTCCGCAGTTTTGTCCTGAACCACCTCATCCATCACCGCGCCCAACTCGGCGTCTACCTGCGCATGTGCGACATTGCGATCCCGGGCATGTACGGCCCTTCCGCGGACGAAACAATGTAG
- a CDS encoding shikimate dehydrogenase translates to MHIDANTRLIALLGYPVGQTLSPFIHNTAFAAQGINFAFAAFPVPPERIEDGVRGLAALHFAGAGVTIPHKQAVLPYLDELSPRARAVGASNMIVRRPDGTLFGDNTDVTGFLAPLLSLTDRLQGADMAVLGAGGAARAVAYALLVTFRPKRLTLIARTPSKADMLATDLTAFDEHKALEVHAFSSARAAVRGARLVVNTTPVGMYPAVDDSPWSNADDFGDDHIVYDIVYNPEETRLLSDAASRGAVTLGGLDMLVEQAAAAYVQWTGHEMPVDVVKEALRRRSEMLHR, encoded by the coding sequence ATACATATCGATGCGAACACGCGTCTGATCGCCCTGCTTGGCTATCCTGTGGGGCAAACGCTGTCTCCGTTTATTCATAACACGGCTTTTGCAGCCCAGGGCATCAATTTCGCGTTCGCAGCCTTTCCCGTACCCCCCGAACGTATCGAGGATGGGGTGCGCGGTCTTGCGGCGCTGCATTTCGCGGGGGCAGGCGTCACCATTCCTCACAAGCAGGCCGTACTTCCCTATCTGGATGAATTGTCTCCACGGGCACGTGCTGTCGGTGCTTCAAACATGATTGTGCGCCGCCCTGACGGCACGCTTTTCGGGGATAATACGGATGTGACCGGTTTTCTGGCCCCGCTTCTTTCCCTGACGGATCGGCTTCAGGGCGCCGATATGGCCGTGCTTGGCGCCGGAGGCGCGGCACGGGCTGTCGCCTACGCGCTGCTCGTTACGTTTCGTCCAAAGCGCCTTACGCTTATTGCACGGACTCCTTCAAAGGCGGACATGCTGGCAACCGATCTGACCGCATTCGACGAGCACAAAGCCCTTGAAGTACACGCCTTTTCGTCTGCCCGGGCCGCGGTGCGCGGTGCGCGGCTTGTGGTGAACACGACCCCGGTGGGTATGTATCCTGCGGTGGATGATTCTCCGTGGAGTAACGCCGATGATTTTGGCGATGACCATATCGTGTACGACATCGTGTACAATCCCGAAGAGACGCGCCTGCTCAGCGATGCCGCAAGCCGGGGAGCCGTCACGCTCGGGGGGCTTGATATGCTCGTGGAGCAGGCTGCTGCGGCCTACGTGCAATGGACCGGACACGAGATGCCTGTCGATGTGGTCAAGGAGGCCTTGCGCAGACGGTCGGAGATGCTGCATCGTTGA
- the pyrR gene encoding bifunctional pyr operon transcriptional regulator/uracil phosphoribosyltransferase PyrR, protein MARRLIMSPERVQRMLVRLSCEIVERNRGASDVELVGIRRRGSAVAEAIAREMEVLEGRTFEVSNLDVSAYRDDRDPDEEIADTSHMAREIADRDVVLVDDVLFTGRTARAALDALVHYGRPRSIQMVVLVDRGHREYPIQPDYIGLFLQTKHRERVDVDVNDGFTIHVVE, encoded by the coding sequence ATGGCGCGCAGGCTCATCATGTCACCGGAGCGCGTGCAGCGTATGCTGGTGAGGCTTTCCTGCGAGATTGTCGAACGTAACCGCGGAGCATCCGATGTAGAACTGGTGGGCATCCGTCGCCGCGGCAGCGCCGTAGCGGAAGCGATTGCCCGCGAGATGGAGGTGCTCGAAGGCCGTACGTTTGAGGTAAGTAATCTGGATGTGTCCGCATACAGGGATGACCGGGATCCCGATGAAGAGATCGCAGACACGTCCCATATGGCGCGCGAAATTGCAGACCGGGATGTCGTCCTGGTGGACGATGTGCTGTTTACGGGTCGAACGGCCCGTGCCGCACTGGATGCGCTTGTACATTACGGACGCCCGCGGAGCATACAGATGGTTGTGCTCGTTGACCGGGGGCATAGGGAATATCCGATTCAGCCCGATTACATAGGTCTATTTCTCCAGACGAAGCATCGCGAGCGCGTGGATGTGGACGTGAACGACGGGTTCACGATCCATGTGGTGGAATAG
- a CDS encoding DUF368 domain-containing protein — protein MGLRRGYNLRESLTHVVQGLLMGAADIIPGVSGGTIAFIVGIYPRLISAISHGFSMLTSLVKGRLGEMRRHGARLEWGLVLPLAAGIGAALLVGAKVIPTLLETWPHETLGLFLGLVAGSVGVPWKRIGRRNMSVLCMLVAACGAAFLLTGIPASGDTLEPSGIRVFASAATAICAMILPGVSGAFLLKAMGMYEVTLHALNDGNIGYIALFAAGAITGLGLFSRLLNHLLRQYADLTMAALVGLMIGALRALWPWQTPERALQMPGEGEPFWMVVLLAAAGFAFITILTRQANRMGRPETDGP, from the coding sequence ATGGGCCTGCGCCGCGGGTATAACCTCCGCGAAAGCCTGACACATGTCGTGCAGGGCCTTCTGATGGGCGCCGCCGATATCATTCCCGGTGTCAGCGGCGGCACGATCGCATTCATCGTCGGTATTTATCCCCGGCTGATTTCCGCGATCAGCCATGGATTTTCGATGCTGACCTCTCTGGTCAAAGGTCGGCTCGGAGAAATGCGCCGGCATGGCGCCCGCCTTGAATGGGGACTTGTCCTACCGCTTGCGGCAGGAATAGGCGCAGCACTTCTTGTCGGGGCCAAAGTCATCCCGACCCTGCTCGAAACCTGGCCTCATGAGACGCTTGGACTGTTTCTGGGTCTGGTGGCAGGATCCGTCGGGGTGCCGTGGAAACGGATCGGGCGCAGGAACATGTCCGTGCTGTGCATGCTCGTGGCAGCCTGCGGCGCGGCTTTCCTTCTCACGGGCATTCCTGCGTCAGGAGATACGCTGGAGCCTTCAGGCATCCGTGTGTTCGCCTCCGCAGCCACAGCCATTTGCGCAATGATCCTGCCGGGCGTTTCCGGGGCATTCCTTCTCAAGGCAATGGGCATGTATGAAGTGACGCTGCATGCATTGAATGACGGAAATATCGGATATATTGCGCTGTTTGCCGCCGGAGCGATTACCGGATTGGGGTTGTTCTCTCGCTTGCTCAACCACCTGCTCAGACAATACGCCGACCTGACCATGGCGGCACTGGTGGGCTTGATGATTGGCGCACTGCGGGCACTGTGGCCATGGCAAACCCCTGAACGCGCGCTGCAGATGCCCGGAGAAGGCGAGCCGTTCTGGATGGTTGTACTGCTGGCGGCGGCAGGCTTTGCGTTCATAACCATCCTGACGCGGCAGGCAAACCGCATGGGGCGTCCGGAAACGGACGGCCCCTGA
- the tmk gene encoding dTMP kinase, whose product MFVTIEGVDGAGKSTQAARLVSQLVDEGYDVEFFREPGGAPLSEHIRTILLDSNFEIGPLPELLLFSAARAQLVEECIRPALEKGKVVVCDRFYDSTTAYQGVGRGIADPDWISSLNERVAGRLRPDRTWLLVLPAEEALQRRAQRSQPLLEDPSVPPEQALRAEPDRMEQSGQAFYDRVAKAFDELAAAEPDRIVRLDGTLSEDDLADTIWRGTQDLLPEREVP is encoded by the coding sequence ATTTTCGTAACGATCGAGGGCGTCGACGGCGCCGGGAAAAGCACCCAGGCCGCTCGGCTGGTGAGTCAACTGGTAGACGAAGGATACGATGTCGAGTTCTTTCGGGAGCCCGGCGGCGCCCCGCTTTCCGAGCATATCCGGACCATTCTTCTCGATTCCAACTTTGAGATCGGTCCCTTGCCGGAATTGTTGCTGTTTTCTGCCGCGAGGGCGCAGCTTGTGGAAGAATGCATTCGTCCGGCGCTGGAAAAAGGCAAGGTGGTAGTGTGCGACCGGTTTTACGATTCGACCACGGCGTACCAGGGGGTAGGCCGCGGGATTGCCGATCCGGACTGGATATCGTCCCTCAATGAGCGGGTCGCGGGTAGACTCCGGCCGGATCGGACCTGGTTGCTCGTGCTTCCTGCTGAAGAGGCCTTGCAGCGCCGCGCCCAGCGGTCCCAACCGCTTCTTGAAGATCCGTCCGTTCCGCCCGAACAGGCATTGCGGGCCGAGCCGGATCGCATGGAGCAGTCCGGGCAGGCATTCTACGACCGGGTAGCGAAAGCATTCGACGAACTGGCGGCGGCTGAGCCGGATCGCATCGTTCGCCTGGATGGCACATTGAGCGAGGACGATCTCGCCGATACGATTTGGCGCGGCACTCAGGATTTGCTGCCCGAACGGGAAGTTCCTTGA
- a CDS encoding tetratricopeptide repeat protein: protein MSMFDFEFEDFDEPADEGRMNALLSAYEGNAPAWLDSDSLEDIANYYFEQGRYEDALSVIDRLLGIMSHSSDAWMRRGILLNNLERHKEALEAYDKALTLNPVDSETHVNRGITLNALGRSQESLEAYGEAIRIDPINDEAFFNRGVALEHLNSLQDAVTSFRQCAELNPEHPEVWYELGFCYDCLEKDAESIVCYERHIDIEPYSQDAWYNRGIVLSRMSRFETAVDSYDMAIAIQDDFASAWYNRGNALANIGRPEEAIESYRKVIELEGGDPATWYNLGLAFEEMEDYLQAFRYFEQVIRQDEAHPEAWYGMGCCLDALERHEEALALFDRALALKPDIGEFWHAKADCLYNAGNVAEALKTYKHIVSTHPKNRDAWLDLAETYFETGHPESALDAYQKALALHPDAGVHFLQARVLFALGRTDESMHSLKMAFRMDPNMKEELQRVCPDMWRDAQIRHMLGLGNGPAPRV, encoded by the coding sequence ATGAGCATGTTTGACTTCGAGTTCGAGGACTTCGACGAGCCTGCCGACGAAGGGCGAATGAACGCATTGCTTTCCGCTTATGAAGGGAACGCGCCCGCCTGGCTCGACTCGGATTCGCTGGAAGATATCGCCAATTACTACTTCGAACAGGGCCGCTACGAAGATGCGCTGAGCGTCATTGACCGCTTGCTGGGCATCATGTCCCATTCCTCGGATGCCTGGATGCGGCGCGGCATTCTCCTGAACAACCTCGAACGTCACAAGGAAGCCCTGGAGGCTTACGACAAGGCGCTTACCTTGAATCCGGTCGACTCGGAAACCCACGTCAACCGGGGAATCACGCTCAATGCGCTGGGCCGCAGCCAGGAATCCCTGGAAGCATACGGAGAGGCCATCCGGATCGATCCGATCAATGATGAAGCCTTCTTCAATCGTGGTGTAGCGCTCGAACACCTGAACTCGCTGCAGGACGCTGTTACGTCTTTCCGGCAATGCGCGGAACTGAACCCCGAGCACCCCGAAGTCTGGTACGAACTCGGATTCTGCTACGATTGCCTCGAAAAAGACGCGGAAAGCATTGTCTGCTACGAACGGCATATCGACATCGAGCCCTACTCGCAGGACGCATGGTACAACCGGGGCATCGTGCTCAGCCGGATGTCCCGCTTCGAAACCGCCGTGGATTCCTACGATATGGCTATTGCCATACAGGACGATTTCGCCTCGGCGTGGTATAACCGGGGCAACGCACTGGCCAACATAGGCCGTCCCGAAGAAGCCATAGAAAGCTACCGGAAAGTCATAGAACTGGAAGGCGGCGATCCGGCCACCTGGTACAACCTCGGACTCGCGTTCGAGGAAATGGAAGATTACCTGCAAGCCTTCAGATATTTCGAGCAAGTCATTCGGCAGGACGAAGCGCATCCCGAAGCCTGGTACGGAATGGGATGCTGCCTGGATGCGCTCGAACGGCACGAGGAAGCACTGGCGCTGTTCGACCGGGCGCTGGCGCTGAAACCGGATATCGGAGAATTCTGGCATGCCAAAGCGGATTGCTTGTATAATGCAGGTAACGTTGCGGAAGCGCTGAAGACATACAAGCACATCGTATCCACCCATCCCAAAAACAGGGATGCCTGGTTGGATCTGGCCGAAACCTATTTCGAGACGGGCCACCCCGAATCTGCACTCGATGCCTATCAAAAGGCTCTCGCACTGCATCCCGACGCCGGCGTGCACTTTCTACAGGCGAGAGTATTGTTTGCGCTGGGTCGCACGGACGAAAGCATGCACTCGCTCAAGATGGCTTTTCGGATGGATCCGAATATGAAAGAGGAATTGCAGCGCGTCTGTCCGGATATGTGGCGCGACGCACAAATCCGACACATGCTGGGATTGGGAAATGGGCCTGCGCCGCGGGTATAA
- a CDS encoding transcriptional repressor, whose amino-acid sequence MSVPPQQMEEVRRLFGAFLRQRGRRQTPERFLVLEEIYATNDHVDADELYIRLKDGGHRISRATVYNTLELLMDCDLVVRHQFGRNQAKYERAFSYWQHDHLICMDCNELFEFCDPRIQSIQEMVADIYQFDIKHHSLNMYGRCAREHCPNKTAVAQEA is encoded by the coding sequence ATGTCCGTTCCGCCCCAGCAAATGGAAGAAGTTCGTCGTTTATTCGGCGCTTTTCTCCGGCAACGCGGCCGCAGGCAAACTCCGGAGCGTTTTCTCGTTCTCGAGGAGATTTATGCTACGAACGATCATGTGGACGCCGACGAACTCTATATCCGGTTGAAGGACGGCGGGCACCGGATAAGCCGCGCGACCGTGTACAACACGCTGGAACTGTTGATGGATTGTGATCTTGTGGTCCGGCATCAGTTCGGAAGAAATCAGGCGAAGTACGAAAGGGCCTTCAGTTATTGGCAGCACGACCATCTGATTTGCATGGATTGCAATGAGTTGTTCGAATTCTGCGATCCGCGTATACAGAGCATCCAGGAAATGGTCGCTGACATATATCAGTTTGATATCAAGCACCACTCGCTCAACATGTATGGGCGGTGCGCGCGGGAGCATTGCCCGAACAAAACGGCTGTTGCACAGGAGGCGTGA
- a CDS encoding TonB-dependent receptor, with the protein MYIHDRFSSTAFARHVSMCCLTLCVVLWASPVHAQSTGSVTGTVVDASDTLPVEAVEVYITGLDAIIYTDAEGAFSFSFVPAGQQTVRVSFIGYSTLVRELTVSAGETTELSLRITPTVLKLDEVVVTGTSVEEFAIDLPYAVTAVDRAALAEQGAPQLVELFKNLSVSHGVIGERQSWYNSTGPPASVQETVASVNLRGLGPSRTLVLFNGRRQVYLPARLIGGRFVDVNAVPAIAISRIEVLKEGASAVYGSDAVAGVANFVTRSDFEGLEVATSHEYYADAGDTYAGAIWGGDVAGAHAVFAAEMMYRQELRVSERPWSLRPFPQAGGWSYTGNPGAFYRPSLTGNEGANAFVNELVAAHGDAERRFLDPRCVDFGGHIEDATCRFRYAPWDNLIEKSRHIRAFGEINGRLGDRSGYRIEGLWAQAVTPDWLTTPSFPPISPYDGTQIVPSGNPGRQAFCGMHADRVGFASGAECLEDDWYFFGRLVGNSGPGRTLARASGTQRISASVDHAFEAFGGRSVKLDVGVGYSRATNNVNLPAEYAYRKFLAFRGFGGPDCGVDVEVDRAAPSGMRLGALNGAVPGQGACMYYNPFSNALRYSAQPGAAFQGMANPDHAGNLANSPALIGWINEELDLENKAELFVADAVLTGGLVEGLAAYAVGYQFRRTAVSAVPNDPANQNTNPCAVPGDVGCRDKVGPYTFTTGYYPYDDARNVHRFFAEVPLTVGARFDAQVAANYEFHEIVSSFDPKFAMRIQATDALIFRGSVQSTLRVPSVDELNEDRATGLDWVAETGTYKPIDTFGNADLKPERALTYNVGAAFSSDHVRATLDYWSYNFRDAIGVLPHGGITALYHQGGAARAAVQRYITCPGGASGCDSQLIERVRVNAVNWPGITTSGIDWHLSTRFAAGAGVLSGGFEGTWTRSYFVKALEVSGVELAGEQEGAGYLNRYNPSAPPIPKWKSRVNAGYHRSLYSLVSYLNYIPSYINENESEGSELRTIDSFATLDVSAYRHLPGGFDVTLSVLNLLDKDPPFVNWESAFDGFTHSPKGRRVKLSITWRLEEGR; encoded by the coding sequence ATGTATATACACGACAGATTTAGTTCGACTGCATTCGCACGACACGTTTCAATGTGCTGTCTGACCTTGTGCGTTGTCTTGTGGGCGTCGCCGGTGCATGCGCAATCGACCGGGAGCGTTACGGGTACAGTAGTGGACGCCTCGGATACGCTTCCGGTGGAAGCAGTGGAAGTGTATATCACCGGTCTGGATGCGATCATATATACGGACGCGGAAGGAGCGTTCAGTTTCTCTTTTGTACCGGCGGGCCAGCAGACCGTAAGAGTCTCTTTTATCGGCTATTCCACACTTGTACGCGAGCTTACGGTGAGTGCCGGGGAGACCACGGAATTATCGTTGCGGATCACGCCCACGGTGCTGAAGCTTGACGAAGTGGTAGTGACCGGTACATCCGTCGAGGAATTTGCCATTGATCTACCCTATGCCGTTACCGCGGTAGACCGGGCGGCGCTGGCGGAACAGGGTGCTCCGCAACTGGTAGAGCTTTTCAAGAATCTGAGTGTGTCTCATGGCGTGATCGGCGAGCGCCAGAGCTGGTACAATAGCACCGGGCCGCCTGCCTCCGTGCAGGAAACCGTAGCCAGCGTAAATCTCCGCGGCCTGGGGCCCTCCCGTACGCTGGTGCTGTTCAACGGGCGCCGGCAGGTATACTTACCGGCGCGCCTGATCGGTGGCCGCTTCGTAGACGTGAATGCCGTGCCCGCCATCGCGATCAGTCGTATAGAGGTTCTGAAAGAGGGAGCCTCCGCCGTGTATGGATCGGATGCGGTGGCCGGCGTCGCCAATTTTGTGACGCGCAGTGATTTCGAGGGTCTGGAAGTCGCCACTTCTCACGAGTACTATGCCGACGCCGGCGATACGTATGCCGGCGCGATCTGGGGGGGGGATGTCGCTGGCGCCCATGCGGTGTTTGCTGCGGAAATGATGTATCGTCAGGAGTTGAGGGTCTCGGAGCGGCCATGGTCATTGCGTCCGTTTCCGCAGGCCGGGGGCTGGTCGTATACAGGTAATCCGGGCGCATTTTACAGACCCTCCCTGACGGGGAATGAAGGCGCGAACGCCTTCGTAAATGAACTCGTCGCTGCTCATGGCGATGCGGAAAGACGATTTCTCGATCCCCGTTGCGTGGATTTTGGCGGCCATATTGAAGACGCCACATGCCGTTTCCGCTATGCACCCTGGGATAACCTGATCGAAAAAAGCAGGCATATCCGGGCTTTCGGAGAGATCAACGGGCGTTTGGGCGACCGGTCCGGTTACCGCATCGAGGGGCTATGGGCCCAGGCTGTAACGCCGGATTGGCTGACCACCCCGTCGTTTCCGCCTATTTCTCCGTATGACGGCACCCAGATCGTTCCGTCCGGCAATCCCGGGCGGCAAGCGTTCTGCGGCATGCATGCGGATCGTGTGGGTTTCGCTTCCGGCGCCGAATGCCTTGAAGACGACTGGTATTTCTTTGGCCGTCTCGTAGGAAACAGCGGTCCCGGACGTACGTTGGCCCGCGCGTCCGGCACGCAGCGCATTTCCGCCTCGGTCGATCATGCGTTCGAGGCGTTCGGCGGTCGGAGTGTGAAGCTTGATGTGGGTGTCGGCTACTCACGCGCTACCAACAACGTGAATCTTCCGGCGGAGTACGCGTACAGGAAATTCCTTGCCTTCCGCGGTTTCGGCGGTCCTGATTGCGGCGTGGACGTGGAGGTAGACCGCGCGGCTCCTTCCGGGATGCGGCTTGGCGCGCTCAATGGAGCCGTACCGGGTCAGGGAGCATGCATGTATTACAATCCGTTCAGCAATGCACTCCGGTATTCCGCACAGCCCGGCGCCGCGTTTCAGGGTATGGCGAATCCCGATCATGCCGGGAATCTGGCGAATAGTCCTGCGCTAATCGGCTGGATCAACGAGGAGTTGGATCTGGAAAACAAGGCTGAGTTGTTCGTGGCCGACGCTGTATTGACCGGCGGTCTGGTCGAAGGGCTTGCGGCGTATGCGGTAGGGTATCAGTTTCGCCGGACCGCCGTGTCCGCCGTGCCGAACGATCCGGCCAATCAGAACACGAATCCTTGTGCGGTGCCTGGAGACGTCGGTTGCAGGGACAAGGTGGGCCCCTATACGTTCACCACCGGGTACTATCCCTACGACGATGCGCGCAATGTGCATCGGTTCTTTGCCGAGGTTCCGCTTACGGTAGGCGCGCGTTTCGACGCGCAGGTTGCGGCAAACTATGAATTTCACGAAATCGTAAGCAGCTTCGATCCGAAGTTCGCAATGCGCATCCAGGCAACGGACGCGTTGATTTTCCGCGGTTCGGTGCAGTCTACGCTTCGGGTGCCGTCGGTGGACGAACTGAACGAGGATCGGGCTACAGGGCTTGATTGGGTTGCGGAAACGGGCACCTACAAACCGATCGATACGTTCGGAAACGCCGATCTGAAACCCGAGCGGGCGCTGACATACAATGTCGGGGCGGCATTTTCCAGTGACCATGTCCGTGCGACCCTCGATTACTGGTCCTACAATTTCAGGGACGCCATCGGCGTGTTGCCGCATGGCGGGATTACGGCGCTGTATCACCAGGGTGGAGCCGCCCGCGCAGCGGTGCAGCGGTACATTACGTGCCCTGGCGGTGCATCGGGCTGCGATTCCCAGCTTATTGAGCGTGTCCGCGTAAACGCAGTCAACTGGCCGGGGATTACCACCTCCGGTATCGACTGGCATCTCAGCACGCGTTTTGCCGCCGGGGCCGGGGTCCTTTCGGGGGGCTTCGAAGGCACCTGGACCCGCTCCTACTTTGTGAAGGCGCTGGAAGTGAGCGGTGTGGAGTTGGCGGGTGAGCAGGAAGGCGCCGGTTACCTGAACCGGTACAATCCCTCGGCGCCGCCGATTCCGAAGTGGAAATCCAGGGTGAACGCCGGCTACCACAGGAGTCTTTACTCGCTGGTCAGCTACCTGAATTACATCCCCTCCTATATCAATGAGAACGAGTCAGAGGGATCGGAGCTTCGGACCATCGATTCGTTCGCAACCCTCGATGTGAGCGCATACCGGCATTTACCGGGCGGGTTCGACGTGACGTTGTCCGTGCTCAATCTGCTGGACAAGGATCCGCCTTTTGTCAATTGGGAATCTGCATTCGATGGCTTCACACACAGCCCGAAGGGGCGGCGCGTGAAGTTGTCGATTACCTGGCGCCTGGAGGAAGGGCGTTGA
- the menC gene encoding o-succinylbenzoate synthase, which translates to MLKLDTIEMREIRLPLKQPFVTASGIQDTRRILLLEISAHTGETAWSECVAQETPHYSPETIDTAWFAIREWFVPALKGHNIRTPSDVLIPLRAFRGHRMAKAALEMACWNLEAQRMNISLAALLGGTQRRVPAGIALGMQPKESLLVERVQDSLGQGYRNVKIKIGPGADVRCVEAIRSEIGADVPLSVDANASYTLADIELLRTLDGYGLTMIEQPLAQDDLVRHAALQAQLSTPVCLDESITGPGRVEDMVQLRSGRIVNVKPGRVGGLSEAISIHDVCREHHLDAWVGGMLETGIGRAYNVALASLPGFTLPGDLSPSSRYWASDIVQPEWTMSPDGFVEAPLDHTGLGVEADRDRIDDLTCRLERLAW; encoded by the coding sequence ATGCTGAAGCTCGATACCATCGAGATGCGCGAGATCCGGTTACCGCTGAAGCAGCCGTTCGTGACAGCTTCCGGCATACAGGACACCCGCCGCATTTTGTTGCTCGAGATAAGCGCGCACACCGGGGAAACGGCATGGAGCGAATGTGTGGCGCAGGAGACGCCGCACTACAGCCCCGAAACGATCGATACGGCATGGTTCGCCATTCGGGAATGGTTCGTTCCGGCGCTCAAAGGGCACAATATCCGTACTCCCTCGGATGTACTCATCCCGCTTCGTGCATTCCGCGGCCACCGGATGGCGAAGGCGGCGCTGGAAATGGCGTGCTGGAATCTTGAAGCGCAGCGGATGAACATATCGCTTGCCGCGCTCCTTGGAGGCACGCAGCGCCGTGTCCCCGCCGGCATTGCGCTCGGCATGCAGCCAAAGGAATCCCTGCTCGTAGAACGCGTGCAGGATAGTCTCGGGCAGGGATACCGGAATGTGAAGATAAAGATCGGGCCGGGCGCCGATGTGCGCTGCGTCGAAGCCATCCGGTCGGAAATTGGCGCAGACGTTCCGCTTTCCGTCGATGCGAATGCTTCCTACACGCTTGCCGATATCGAACTTCTGCGCACGCTCGATGGGTATGGATTAACCATGATCGAGCAGCCTCTTGCGCAGGACGACCTCGTTCGTCACGCTGCCTTGCAGGCGCAGCTTTCCACGCCTGTTTGTCTCGATGAATCCATTACCGGTCCGGGCCGGGTGGAAGACATGGTTCAGCTTCGCAGCGGACGTATCGTCAATGTGAAGCCCGGCCGCGTAGGCGGATTGTCCGAAGCGATCTCGATTCATGATGTGTGCCGCGAGCATCATCTCGACGCTTGGGTTGGCGGCATGCTCGAAACGGGCATAGGGCGCGCCTATAATGTGGCCCTGGCCTCTCTCCCCGGCTTTACGCTGCCGGGCGATCTTTCTCCGAGCAGCCGCTACTGGGCATCCGATATCGTGCAGCCGGAGTGGACCATGTCTCCCGATGGCTTCGTGGAGGCGCCTTTGGACCACACAGGATTGGGCGTCGAGGCGGATCGCGATCGAATTGACGACCTCACATGCCGTCTCGAACGGCTGGCGTGGTGA